Proteins encoded together in one Pseudoroseomonas cervicalis window:
- the metG gene encoding methionine--tRNA ligase — translation MTSERRFYLTTPIYYVNDKPHIGHAYTSLAADVLARWKRMMGHQVHFLTGTDEHGQKVEKAAEARGMAPQDFTDQVSQAFRDLAVRMNYSNDDFIRTTEERHKLACAALWKRLEERGEIYLGHYEGWYAVRDEAFYGPDEITEKDGQKFAPTGAPVEWVREPSYFFRLSNWQEKLLAFYEANPDFIAPASRRNEVISFVKSGLTDLSISRTSFKWGVKVPGDEAHVMYVWLDALTNYITALGYPDESAANWSFWPADVHFVGKDILRFHAIYWPAFLMAAGLPTPRRVFAHGWWTNEGQKISKSLGNVIDPLALIEEFGLDPVRYFLLREVPFGSDGDFQRKALAARLNGELADALGNLANRTLSLIQRNCEGVLPEPAGTGAEADRAFLAETGLEIGADGTLALATKVDALLNEQKFDAALSLVFASIREANGYITREQPWALKKTDLARMRVVLRRLHDALRAFATLLEPFMPESMGKLLDQLGVPAEARSVAALAAPLPGGIALPPPSPLFQKIQDLPA, via the coding sequence ATGACGAGCGAGCGGCGCTTCTACCTGACGACGCCCATCTACTACGTGAACGACAAGCCGCATATCGGCCACGCCTACACCTCGCTGGCGGCGGATGTGCTGGCGCGCTGGAAGCGCATGATGGGCCACCAGGTCCATTTCCTGACCGGCACGGACGAGCACGGGCAGAAGGTGGAGAAGGCAGCCGAGGCGCGCGGCATGGCGCCGCAGGATTTCACCGACCAGGTGAGCCAGGCCTTCCGCGACCTCGCGGTTCGCATGAACTACTCGAACGATGATTTCATCCGCACCACCGAGGAGCGCCACAAGCTGGCCTGCGCCGCGCTGTGGAAGCGGCTGGAGGAACGCGGCGAGATCTATCTCGGCCATTACGAGGGCTGGTACGCGGTGCGCGACGAGGCCTTCTACGGCCCGGACGAGATCACCGAGAAGGATGGCCAGAAATTCGCCCCCACCGGCGCGCCAGTGGAGTGGGTGAGGGAGCCTTCCTACTTCTTCCGCCTGTCCAACTGGCAGGAGAAGCTGCTGGCCTTCTACGAGGCCAATCCGGATTTCATCGCGCCGGCCTCCCGCCGCAACGAGGTGATCAGCTTCGTCAAGAGCGGGCTGACCGACCTGTCCATCTCCCGCACCTCCTTCAAATGGGGTGTGAAGGTGCCGGGGGACGAAGCGCATGTGATGTATGTCTGGCTGGATGCGCTGACGAACTACATCACGGCCCTCGGCTATCCCGATGAATCTGCGGCAAACTGGTCCTTCTGGCCGGCCGATGTGCATTTCGTCGGCAAGGATATCCTGCGGTTCCACGCCATCTACTGGCCGGCCTTCCTGATGGCCGCCGGCCTGCCGACGCCGCGGCGCGTCTTCGCGCATGGCTGGTGGACCAATGAGGGGCAGAAGATCTCGAAATCGCTCGGCAATGTCATCGACCCGCTGGCGCTGATCGAGGAGTTCGGGCTGGACCCGGTGCGCTATTTCCTGCTGCGCGAGGTGCCCTTCGGCAGCGATGGCGATTTCCAGCGCAAGGCCCTGGCGGCGCGGCTGAATGGCGAGCTGGCGGATGCGCTGGGCAATCTGGCGAACCGCACCCTCAGCCTGATCCAGCGCAATTGCGAGGGCGTGCTGCCCGAGCCCGCCGGCACCGGGGCCGAGGCCGACCGCGCCTTCCTGGCCGAGACCGGGCTGGAGATCGGCGCCGACGGCACGCTGGCGCTCGCCACCAAGGTCGACGCCCTGCTGAACGAGCAGAAGTTTGACGCGGCGCTGTCGCTGGTCTTCGCCTCGATCCGCGAGGCCAATGGCTACATCACCCGCGAGCAGCCCTGGGCGCTGAAGAAGACCGATCTGGCGCGGATGCGCGTGGTGCTGCGGCGGCTGCATGATGCGCTGCGCGCCTTCGCGACCCTGCTGGAGCCCTTCATGCCGGAGAGCATGGGCAAGCTGCTCGACCAGCTCGGCGTGCCGGCGGAGGCGCGCAGCGTAGCCGCCCTGGCGGCGCCGCTGCCGGGCGGCATCGCCCTGCCGCCGCCGAGCCCGCTGTTCCAGAAGATCCAGGACCTGCCCGCCTGA
- a CDS encoding TatD family hydrolase: MLVDSHCHLDYFTEAEIEDILARAAAAGVGRMVTIGVRMSQAAAVVALTERFPQVWGTVGVHPQNVGEAPLPEVAEIVAATQHPRIIGIGESGLDYFYDKAPREVQQEGFRRHIRAAQQTRLPLVIHARDADADIAGILKEERAGGGDFPFLLHCFSSGRKLAEEALEMGGYVSFSGILTFPKSQEIRDIARDVPADRLLVETDAPYLAPAPLRGKRNEPSYVPHTARVLAEVKGMSPEELAETTTQNFLRLFSKAA, encoded by the coding sequence ATGCTGGTCGATAGCCACTGCCATCTCGACTATTTCACCGAGGCCGAGATCGAGGACATCCTGGCCCGCGCCGCCGCGGCCGGGGTGGGCCGCATGGTCACCATCGGCGTGCGGATGAGCCAGGCCGCCGCCGTGGTGGCGCTGACCGAGCGTTTCCCGCAGGTCTGGGGCACGGTCGGCGTGCATCCGCAGAATGTCGGCGAGGCGCCCTTGCCGGAGGTGGCCGAGATCGTGGCCGCCACGCAGCATCCGCGCATCATCGGCATCGGCGAGAGCGGGCTGGATTATTTCTATGACAAGGCGCCGCGCGAGGTGCAGCAGGAGGGCTTCCGCCGCCACATCCGCGCCGCGCAGCAGACCCGGCTGCCGCTGGTGATCCATGCGCGCGACGCCGATGCCGATATCGCCGGCATCCTGAAGGAGGAGCGGGCAGGGGGCGGGGACTTCCCCTTCCTGCTGCACTGCTTCAGTTCGGGCCGCAAGCTCGCCGAGGAAGCCCTTGAAATGGGAGGATATGTCTCCTTCTCGGGCATCCTGACCTTCCCGAAATCGCAGGAGATCCGCGACATCGCCCGCGATGTGCCGGCGGATCGGCTGCTGGTGGAGACGGATGCGCCCTATCTGGCGCCGGCGCCCTTGCGCGGCAAGCGCAACGAACCCTCCTATGTGCCGCACACGGCGCGCGTGCTGGCCGAGGTGAAGGGCATGAGCCCGGAGGAGCTGGCCGAAACGACGACGCAGAACTTCCTGCGCCTGTTCAGCAAGGCCGCGTAA
- a CDS encoding MBL fold metallo-hydrolase, with amino-acid sequence MKVTILGCGGSAGVPMLGGVDAAGDWGACDPAEPRNARSRSSILIEDGDGRRLLVDAGPDLRRQLLANRIGRVDALLVTHGHADHIMGLDEFRPLNRALGAAIPVYATEETLTELKRRFDYIFREPTPPVFYRPALTPIAVGMQDRIEPAGLPVQLFRQDHKVMETLGLRIGRFAYSTDVVKLPEESLAALEGVETWVVGCFQRQPHSVHAHVERVLEWRERLRPRRVVLTHMGHDLDWGWMQRNLPPGVEAAYDGLILHQPV; translated from the coding sequence TTGAAGGTTACCATCCTGGGCTGCGGTGGCTCGGCCGGGGTGCCGATGCTGGGCGGCGTGGATGCCGCCGGCGATTGGGGTGCCTGCGACCCGGCGGAGCCGCGCAATGCGCGGAGCCGGTCGTCGATCCTGATCGAGGATGGGGATGGCCGGCGGCTGCTGGTCGATGCCGGGCCGGATCTACGGCGCCAGCTGCTGGCCAACCGGATCGGCCGGGTGGACGCCTTGCTGGTCACCCATGGCCATGCCGACCACATCATGGGTCTGGACGAGTTCCGGCCGCTGAACCGCGCGCTCGGCGCCGCCATTCCGGTCTATGCCACGGAAGAGACGCTGACGGAGCTGAAGCGCCGCTTCGACTACATCTTCCGCGAGCCGACGCCGCCGGTCTTCTACCGGCCGGCGCTGACGCCGATCGCGGTGGGGATGCAGGACCGCATCGAGCCCGCCGGGCTGCCGGTGCAGCTGTTCCGCCAGGACCACAAGGTGATGGAGACGCTGGGCCTGCGCATCGGCCGCTTCGCGTATTCGACCGATGTGGTGAAGCTGCCGGAGGAAAGCCTGGCGGCGCTGGAGGGTGTGGAGACCTGGGTGGTGGGCTGCTTCCAGCGCCAGCCGCATTCGGTGCATGCCCATGTGGAGCGCGTGCTGGAATGGCGCGAGAGGCTGCGGCCCAGGCGGGTGGTGCTGACCCATATGGGCCATGACCTCGATTGGGGATGGATGCAGCGGAACCTGCCGCCGGGGGTGGAGGCCGCTTATGACGGCCTGATCCTGCATCAGCCCGTCTAG
- the mazG gene encoding nucleoside triphosphate pyrophosphohydrolase, whose protein sequence is MDQPAQDPKQELARLLSIMARLRAPDGCPWDQVQDFASIAPYTIEEAYEVADAIQRADMAALEDELGDLLFQVVYHAQMASEAGAFDFARVARGISDKMVRRHPHVFGEAAARDAATQTEAWEVQKQAERAARAETGTLAGLPTALPALTRALKLTRRAARVGFDWPDAALVLDKLAEETEELRAELASGDRAAMAEELGDMLFVMANLARKLELDPEDCLRAANAKFERRFNAVEGRLAADGVSLSDAGLDRMEAEWQQVKQTEKK, encoded by the coding sequence ATGGACCAGCCCGCCCAGGATCCCAAGCAGGAGCTGGCCCGCCTGCTTTCCATCATGGCCCGGCTGCGGGCGCCGGATGGCTGCCCCTGGGATCAGGTGCAGGATTTCGCCTCCATCGCGCCCTACACGATCGAGGAAGCCTATGAGGTGGCGGATGCCATCCAGCGGGCCGACATGGCGGCGCTGGAGGATGAGCTGGGCGATCTGCTGTTCCAGGTGGTCTATCACGCGCAGATGGCCAGCGAGGCCGGCGCCTTCGACTTCGCCCGGGTCGCGCGCGGCATCTCGGACAAGATGGTCCGCCGGCATCCGCATGTCTTCGGCGAGGCCGCGGCGCGTGACGCGGCGACACAGACCGAGGCCTGGGAGGTGCAGAAGCAGGCCGAGCGCGCGGCGCGGGCGGAGACCGGCACGCTGGCCGGGCTGCCGACCGCCCTGCCCGCCCTGACCCGCGCCCTGAAGCTGACGCGCCGCGCCGCGCGGGTCGGCTTCGACTGGCCGGATGCCGCGCTGGTGCTGGACAAGCTGGCCGAGGAGACGGAGGAGCTGCGCGCCGAGCTGGCGAGCGGCGACCGCGCGGCGATGGCCGAGGAGCTGGGCGACATGCTGTTCGTCATGGCCAATCTGGCACGCAAGCTGGAGCTGGACCCGGAGGATTGCCTGCGGGCCGCCAATGCCAAGTTCGAGCGCCGCTTCAACGCCGTGGAAGGCCGCCTGGCGGCGGACGGTGTGTCGCTGTCCGACGCCGGCCTGGACCGCATGGAAGCCGAGTGGCAGCAGGTGAAGCAAACCGAAAAGAAATGA
- a CDS encoding inositol monophosphatase family protein, with the protein MRFSATQAGEIAGLLRDASRAEILPRFRRLAAGAIRAKSNPMDLVTDADEAAERQITAALQARFPGCVVVGEEACAADETLLGRLAGADLAFVVDPVDGTANFAAGVPLFGCMAAAVVKGEVVAGWIHDPLGDDTAIALRGEGAWIEAPDGTRTDLRVAAPAPLERMVAAVSWTWMAEPLRSRVTARLSRLASGVQFRCAAHEYRLVASGGAHVVIYNKLMPWDHLPGWLLHREAGGYSARFDGSEYRPEHTGGGLLAAPDRESWEVARAALLD; encoded by the coding sequence ATGCGCTTCTCCGCAACCCAGGCCGGCGAGATCGCCGGCCTGCTCCGCGACGCCTCGCGCGCCGAGATCCTGCCGCGCTTCCGCCGCCTGGCGGCCGGCGCCATCCGCGCCAAATCCAACCCGATGGATCTGGTGACCGATGCCGATGAGGCGGCGGAGCGGCAGATCACCGCCGCCCTGCAGGCCCGCTTCCCCGGCTGCGTGGTGGTGGGCGAGGAAGCCTGCGCGGCGGACGAGACTCTGCTGGGCCGGCTGGCGGGGGCGGATCTGGCCTTCGTCGTCGACCCGGTGGACGGCACCGCCAATTTCGCCGCCGGCGTGCCGCTCTTCGGCTGCATGGCGGCCGCGGTGGTGAAGGGCGAGGTGGTCGCCGGCTGGATCCATGATCCGCTGGGCGACGACACCGCCATCGCGCTGCGCGGGGAGGGCGCCTGGATCGAAGCTCCGGACGGCACCCGCACCGATCTGCGCGTCGCCGCCCCGGCGCCGCTGGAGCGCATGGTCGCCGCCGTCTCCTGGACCTGGATGGCGGAGCCGCTGCGCTCCCGCGTCACCGCCCGCCTGTCGCGGCTGGCCAGCGGCGTGCAGTTCCGCTGCGCGGCGCATGAATACCGCCTGGTCGCCTCGGGCGGCGCCCATGTCGTCATCTACAACAAGCTGATGCCCTGGGACCACCTGCCGGGCTGGCTGCTGCACCGCGAGGCCGGCGGCTACAGCGCCCGCTTCGACGGCAGCGAATACCGCCCCGAGCACACCGGCGGCGGGCTGCTGGCGGCACCGGATCGGGAGAGCTGGGAAGTCGCCCGGGCGGCGCTGCTCGACTGA
- the hflX gene encoding GTPase HflX yields the protein MSAPPTDNGNGQGGKPTLAAVILPYERSAQRPVGGEGVLPFPDPRNAGRAAEARLAEAVGLAASIGLTIVHSAVFPLRNRRPSTLLGEGQVELAAEAIEENQIGVVVVDAALTPVQQRNLERQWRCKVIDRTGLILEIFGERARTKEGTLQVELAHLEYQRTRLVRSWTHLERQRGGFGFLGGPGESQIEIDRRLIGERIVKLKRELEQVRRTRGLHRAARTRVPFPVVALVGYTNAGKSTLFNALTGAGVYAQDQLFATLDPTMRAIRLPSGRTVILSDTVGFISDLPTQLIEAFRATLEEVAAADIILHVRDVAHPDTTAQRNDVVGVLSEMARGEHPTLDENWPARTIEVLNKADLLGGIAEVPGLDDAASVAVSALTGEGLDALRSALDARLAAGMEIADYALPPSDGARIAWLYQHGEVLTREDGEEMVRLTVRLSPADRARFEQG from the coding sequence CTGTCGGCTCCTCCGACTGACAACGGCAATGGCCAGGGCGGCAAGCCCACCCTGGCCGCCGTCATCCTGCCCTATGAACGCTCCGCGCAGCGCCCGGTGGGCGGCGAGGGCGTTCTGCCTTTTCCCGACCCCCGCAATGCCGGCCGCGCCGCCGAGGCCCGCCTGGCCGAGGCGGTGGGGCTCGCCGCCTCGATCGGCCTGACCATCGTGCACAGCGCGGTCTTCCCGCTGCGCAACCGCCGCCCCTCGACCCTGCTGGGCGAGGGCCAGGTGGAGCTGGCGGCCGAGGCCATCGAGGAGAACCAGATCGGCGTGGTCGTCGTCGACGCCGCGCTGACGCCGGTGCAGCAGCGCAATCTGGAGCGCCAGTGGCGCTGCAAGGTGATCGACCGCACCGGGCTGATCCTGGAGATCTTCGGCGAGCGCGCCCGCACCAAGGAAGGCACGCTGCAGGTCGAGCTGGCGCATCTGGAATACCAGCGCACCCGCCTCGTCCGCAGCTGGACCCATCTGGAGCGGCAGCGCGGCGGCTTCGGCTTCCTCGGTGGCCCCGGTGAATCGCAGATCGAGATCGACCGCCGGCTGATCGGCGAGCGCATCGTCAAGCTGAAGCGCGAGCTGGAGCAGGTGCGCCGCACCCGCGGCCTGCACCGCGCGGCGCGCACCCGCGTGCCCTTCCCGGTGGTGGCGCTGGTGGGCTACACCAATGCCGGCAAGTCGACGCTGTTCAACGCCCTGACCGGCGCCGGCGTCTATGCGCAGGACCAGCTCTTCGCGACGCTCGACCCGACCATGCGGGCGATCCGGCTGCCCAGCGGCCGCACGGTCATCCTGTCGGATACCGTGGGCTTCATCAGTGACCTGCCGACCCAGCTGATCGAGGCTTTCCGCGCCACGCTGGAGGAGGTGGCGGCGGCCGACATCATCCTGCATGTGCGGGATGTCGCGCATCCGGACACCACCGCCCAGCGCAACGACGTCGTCGGCGTGCTGAGCGAGATGGCCAGGGGCGAGCACCCGACGCTGGACGAGAACTGGCCCGCCCGCACCATCGAGGTGCTGAACAAGGCCGATCTGCTCGGCGGCATCGCCGAGGTGCCGGGGCTGGACGACGCCGCCTCGGTCGCCGTCTCGGCGCTGACCGGGGAGGGGCTGGATGCGCTGCGCTCCGCCCTCGACGCCCGGCTGGCCGCCGGCATGGAGATCGCGGATTACGCCCTGCCGCCCAGCGATGGCGCCCGCATCGCCTGGCTGTACCAGCATGGCGAGGTTCTCACCCGCGAGGATGGGGAGGAAATGGTGCGCCTCACCGTCCGCCTCTCGCCCGCCGACCGCGCCCGCTTCGAGCAAGGCTGA
- the hfq gene encoding RNA chaperone Hfq has translation MAAEKSQNVQDVFLNHVRKSKTPVTIFLVNGVKLQGIITWFDNFSVLLRRDGHTQLVYKHAISTVMPGAPIMLFDAASAGAGAAQGASPAGTVSVTREGTMTLQREVNPVGSSD, from the coding sequence ATGGCCGCCGAGAAGTCCCAGAATGTTCAGGATGTCTTCCTGAACCATGTCCGCAAGAGCAAGACGCCCGTGACGATCTTCCTCGTCAACGGCGTGAAGCTCCAGGGCATCATCACCTGGTTTGACAATTTTTCCGTCCTGCTGCGTCGGGATGGTCACACCCAGCTGGTCTACAAGCACGCCATCAGCACCGTCATGCCGGGCGCGCCGATCATGCTGTTCGATGCCGCCTCCGCCGGGGCCGGCGCTGCCCAGGGCGCCAGCCCGGCCGGCACCGTGTCCGTGACGCGCGAGGGCACCATGACACTGCAACGCGAGGTCAATCCTGTCGGCTCCTCCGACTGA
- a CDS encoding HAD family hydrolase: MSGAPLPPPSAILWDWDNTLVDAWAGVQAGMNAALRGFGLPEWSLEEVRARARLSLRESFPALFGAEWERARDLFYAEVRARHLELITPLPGIAEALAAAAPWKLAVVSNKQGPILRREAEHLGWAPHFGALVGAGDASADKPAAAPVLLALERLGVAPGAGVWFVGDTGVDMQAARAAGCSAVLLGDAAHDGGIAALSPDAVFADGHALAACLHGLAKTPLPA; encoded by the coding sequence ATGAGCGGCGCCCCCCTGCCGCCGCCCAGCGCCATCCTGTGGGACTGGGACAACACGCTGGTCGATGCCTGGGCCGGCGTGCAGGCAGGCATGAACGCCGCGCTGCGCGGCTTCGGCCTGCCGGAATGGAGCCTGGAGGAGGTGCGCGCCCGCGCGCGCCTCTCGCTGCGGGAATCCTTCCCCGCGCTGTTCGGCGCGGAGTGGGAGCGGGCGCGCGATCTGTTCTATGCCGAGGTGCGCGCCCGGCATCTGGAGCTGATCACCCCGCTGCCCGGCATCGCGGAGGCGCTGGCGGCGGCGGCGCCCTGGAAGCTGGCCGTTGTCTCCAACAAGCAGGGCCCGATCCTGCGGCGGGAGGCGGAGCATCTGGGCTGGGCGCCGCATTTCGGCGCGCTGGTGGGCGCGGGCGATGCCAGCGCCGACAAGCCGGCGGCGGCGCCGGTGCTGCTGGCGCTGGAACGGCTTGGCGTGGCGCCGGGGGCAGGGGTCTGGTTCGTGGGCGACACCGGCGTCGACATGCAGGCGGCGCGTGCCGCCGGCTGCAGTGCCGTGCTGCTGGGCGATGCGGCGCATGATGGCGGCATCGCCGCGCTCTCGCCCGATGCGGTCTTCGCGGATGGCCATGCGCTGGCCGCGTGCTTGCACGGCCTTGCCAAGACCCCCCTGCCTGCGTGA
- a CDS encoding D-amino-acid transaminase — MSRIAYVNGRYVPQREASVNVEDRGYQFGDGIYEVVHLYNGRFIDEDRHLDRLERSLREIRLPMPLTRQALSHVLQEVARRNRVTEGLLYMQVTRGVARRDHPFPAKPVPPALVITVKRIAPYPASIDNWGGTAITLPDLRWARRDIKSVNLLPNVLARQAAREQGAIEAILFEEATGIVTEGAATSFWIVDEKGAIRTRGLSHAILPGCTRGALIAEMQQAGLTLDEREFTLDEMKNAREAFITSATSFVKPILKIDGRDVGDGKPGPVTRQLFELFARHVKGAVKNAA, encoded by the coding sequence ATGTCCCGCATCGCCTATGTGAATGGCCGCTACGTCCCGCAGCGCGAGGCCAGCGTGAATGTCGAGGATCGCGGCTATCAGTTCGGCGATGGCATCTATGAAGTGGTGCATCTCTACAATGGCCGCTTCATCGACGAGGACCGGCATCTGGACCGGCTGGAGCGTTCGCTGCGCGAGATCCGCCTGCCCATGCCGCTGACGCGCCAGGCGCTGTCGCATGTGCTGCAGGAGGTGGCGCGCCGCAACCGGGTGACCGAGGGGCTGCTCTACATGCAGGTGACGCGCGGCGTGGCGCGGCGCGACCATCCGTTCCCGGCCAAGCCCGTGCCGCCGGCGCTGGTCATCACCGTCAAGCGCATCGCGCCCTATCCGGCCAGCATCGACAATTGGGGCGGCACCGCCATCACCCTGCCGGATCTGCGCTGGGCGCGGCGCGACATCAAGAGCGTGAACCTGCTGCCCAATGTCCTGGCCCGCCAGGCGGCGCGCGAGCAGGGCGCGATCGAGGCCATCCTGTTCGAGGAAGCCACCGGCATCGTCACCGAGGGCGCGGCCACCAGCTTCTGGATCGTCGATGAGAAGGGCGCCATCCGCACCCGCGGCCTGTCGCACGCCATCCTGCCCGGCTGCACCCGCGGCGCGCTGATCGCCGAGATGCAGCAGGCCGGGCTGACGCTGGACGAGCGCGAATTCACGCTGGACGAGATGAAGAATGCGCGCGAGGCCTTCATCACCTCGGCGACGTCCTTCGTGAAGCCGATCCTGAAGATCGACGGCCGGGATGTGGGCGACGGCAAGCCCGGCCCGGTGACGCGCCAGCTCTTCGAGCTTTTCGCCCGGCATGTGAAGGGCGCGGTGAAGAACGCGGCATGA
- a CDS encoding sigma-54 dependent transcriptional regulator produces the protein MAHDILIVDDEPDIRALIEGILSDEGYDTRVAQNSDTALAAFRARRPNLVVLDIWLQNSRLDGLGILEAMQRDDPSVPVVMISGHGTIETAVQAIQQGAYDFIEKPFKSDRLLLIVERALEAARLKREVSELKLRAGAETELLGTSSLVAQLRAAIERVAPTGSRVLISGPAGAGKEVAARMIHARSRRAGEPFVALNCATLNPGRFEEELFGVEAGTDAQAAPRRAGVLERAHGGTLLLDEVADMPLETQGKIVRALQEQGFERVGGATRVKVDVRVIATTNRDLAAEIAAGRFREDLFYRLAVVPLRVPALRERREDVPVLARHFMARSADTSGVPARELSEDVLAAMQAYDWPGNVRQLRNLVDWLLIMAPGGAGEPIRPEMLPPEVGSAAPAALKLDRSSEIMTLPLREARELFERQYLEAQLLRFGGNISRTANFVGMERSALHRKLKFLGVQAEDRAGSG, from the coding sequence ATGGCGCATGATATCCTGATCGTCGACGACGAGCCGGACATCCGCGCGCTGATCGAGGGCATCCTCTCGGATGAGGGGTACGACACGCGCGTCGCGCAGAATTCCGACACCGCGCTCGCCGCCTTCCGCGCGCGCCGGCCGAATCTGGTGGTGCTCGACATCTGGCTGCAGAATTCCCGGCTCGACGGGCTCGGCATTCTGGAAGCGATGCAGCGCGACGATCCTTCCGTGCCGGTGGTGATGATCTCCGGCCATGGCACGATCGAGACCGCGGTGCAGGCGATCCAGCAGGGCGCCTATGACTTCATCGAGAAGCCGTTCAAATCCGACCGGCTGCTGCTGATCGTCGAGCGCGCGCTGGAGGCCGCCCGCCTCAAGCGCGAGGTCAGCGAGCTGAAGCTGCGCGCCGGGGCGGAGACCGAGCTGCTCGGCACCTCCTCGCTGGTGGCGCAGCTGCGCGCGGCGATCGAGCGCGTGGCGCCCACCGGCAGCCGCGTGCTGATCTCGGGCCCGGCCGGTGCCGGCAAGGAGGTGGCGGCGCGCATGATCCATGCCCGCTCCCGCCGCGCCGGCGAGCCCTTCGTCGCGCTGAACTGCGCCACGCTGAACCCGGGCCGCTTCGAGGAGGAGCTGTTCGGCGTCGAGGCCGGCACCGACGCACAGGCCGCCCCGCGCCGCGCCGGCGTGCTGGAGCGCGCCCATGGCGGCACGCTGCTGCTGGACGAGGTGGCGGACATGCCGCTGGAGACCCAGGGCAAGATCGTCCGCGCGCTGCAGGAGCAGGGCTTCGAGCGGGTCGGCGGCGCCACCCGCGTCAAGGTCGATGTCCGCGTCATCGCCACCACCAATCGCGACCTGGCCGCCGAGATCGCGGCCGGCCGTTTCCGCGAGGATCTGTTCTACCGGCTGGCCGTCGTGCCGCTGCGGGTCCCCGCGCTGCGCGAGCGCCGCGAGGACGTCCCCGTCCTCGCCCGGCATTTCATGGCGCGCTCGGCCGACACGTCCGGCGTGCCGGCGCGGGAGCTGTCCGAGGATGTGCTGGCCGCCATGCAGGCCTATGACTGGCCGGGCAATGTGCGCCAGCTGCGCAATCTGGTGGACTGGCTGCTGATCATGGCGCCGGGCGGGGCGGGGGAGCCGATCCGCCCCGAGATGCTGCCGCCCGAGGTGGGCTCCGCCGCACCGGCGGCCCTGAAGCTCGACCGTTCCAGCGAGATCATGACGCTGCCGCTGCGCGAGGCGCGCGAGCTGTTCGAGCGGCAGTATCTGGAGGCGCAGCTGCTGCGCTTCGGCGGCAATATCAGCCGCACGGCGAATTTCGTCGGTATGGAGCGCAGCGCGCTGCACCGGAAGCTGAAATTCCTGGGCGTGCAGGCGGAAGACCGGGCAGGTTCGGGATAA